A region from the Natronorubrum halophilum genome encodes:
- a CDS encoding winged helix-turn-helix domain-containing protein has protein sequence MAESERSTRRFGDELLPEHSILSLEEYLEMQRSIGNETRFRVLNALVEDGSRSASELRDRLEVQSNVLHYHLDELIDVGLVENRKRKAPDTDGLYSYYRATSLGEGILEHGVRELMRREWDSLETYG, from the coding sequence ATGGCAGAGTCCGAGCGTTCGACGCGACGGTTCGGGGACGAACTGCTGCCCGAACACAGCATCCTGAGTCTGGAAGAATACCTCGAGATGCAGCGCTCGATCGGCAACGAGACGCGGTTTCGCGTCCTGAACGCGCTCGTCGAGGACGGCTCACGGAGCGCGAGCGAGTTGCGCGATCGTCTCGAGGTGCAGTCGAACGTGCTCCACTACCACCTGGACGAACTCATCGACGTCGGCCTCGTCGAGAATCGAAAGCGCAAAGCCCCCGATACCGACGGGTTGTACTCCTACTACCGGGCGACCTCGCTCGGCGAGGGCATCCTCGAGCACGGCGTCCGCGAACTGATGCGACGCGAGTGGGATTCGCTCGAGACATACGGTTAA
- a CDS encoding sensor histidine kinase produces the protein MEPESKPTWSTRSDPERGAESGTVSWFDPLWYRRAWVAAAVLVLTSLGWMHFEIGGARATLVFSNVVLTGSAVAATVFLGVLTARSESLDKLGWGLTTAGMGFFATGELSWMLYELGRGGVPYPGVPDFFYLGGYLFVAVGLLAIATTQHRARSALRMSLDGLLVAVALLTISWHFVLEPILAVSDVDSYTMWVSVAYPVLDIVVGSVAFIVAANARGSRRIPITLIASGIFAWAFADSMFAYLSFNDGYVHNEFDTIWLVGYLAVALAAVQLAATMPPATINRSRYELWETIAPYAPFLIAMGVTGYTASVGTLDQVGLGLGVVVLLSLVARQSYIFYDTSVLSGRLERNEAALSRRNEELLLLNRIVRHDIRNDMAVVLGWGEELNARVDADERVMLERMLDTTRHTIELTETLQLFTEAWDTDGEHDLESIPLRTTLLETLARRRETYADVEFVVIGTVPDVDVRASPLLSTVFRNLLNNAVQHNNADEPRIEISADLTEETVTVRISDNGPGIPPAQRDVVFGRGEKGLESDGSGVGLYLVDTLVTQSGGDVWIDSNEVGGAVFTVELQRESTEPDGRERTS, from the coding sequence ATGGAGCCCGAATCAAAACCCACCTGGTCCACTCGCTCGGATCCAGAGCGAGGAGCCGAATCGGGAACGGTGTCCTGGTTCGACCCGCTCTGGTACCGACGGGCCTGGGTCGCTGCAGCGGTGCTCGTTCTCACGTCGCTCGGCTGGATGCATTTCGAGATCGGTGGTGCTCGGGCCACGCTCGTCTTCTCGAACGTGGTCCTTACCGGTAGTGCAGTGGCGGCAACCGTCTTTCTGGGCGTCTTGACCGCCCGGAGCGAGTCGCTCGATAAACTCGGATGGGGACTCACCACGGCCGGTATGGGATTCTTTGCAACCGGCGAACTCTCGTGGATGCTCTATGAACTCGGGCGGGGCGGGGTTCCGTATCCTGGCGTCCCTGATTTCTTCTATCTCGGCGGCTACCTCTTCGTTGCAGTTGGATTGCTGGCGATCGCCACGACGCAACACCGTGCGAGGTCGGCGCTCCGAATGAGTCTCGACGGGCTGCTCGTCGCGGTTGCACTGCTCACGATCAGCTGGCACTTCGTGCTCGAGCCGATCCTGGCGGTCAGCGACGTCGATTCCTACACGATGTGGGTGTCCGTGGCGTACCCGGTACTCGATATCGTCGTCGGTTCGGTTGCGTTTATCGTCGCGGCGAACGCACGCGGTTCGCGTCGCATCCCGATCACGCTCATCGCGTCGGGAATTTTCGCATGGGCGTTCGCCGACAGCATGTTCGCCTACCTGTCGTTCAACGACGGATACGTCCACAACGAGTTCGATACGATCTGGCTCGTCGGTTATCTGGCGGTCGCGCTGGCCGCAGTTCAACTGGCAGCAACGATGCCGCCGGCTACGATCAATCGCAGCCGATACGAGCTCTGGGAAACGATCGCACCCTATGCACCGTTCCTGATTGCGATGGGCGTGACGGGCTACACTGCATCGGTCGGCACTCTCGACCAGGTCGGTCTCGGTCTCGGCGTAGTGGTGTTACTTAGCCTGGTCGCCCGCCAGTCGTACATCTTTTACGACACGTCGGTCTTGAGCGGCCGACTCGAGCGAAACGAGGCGGCGCTCTCGCGTCGAAACGAAGAGTTGCTGCTTCTGAATCGAATCGTTCGACACGACATCCGGAACGACATGGCGGTCGTCCTCGGCTGGGGCGAGGAACTGAACGCACGTGTCGACGCGGACGAACGCGTGATGCTCGAGCGAATGCTGGATACGACGCGACACACGATCGAACTTACCGAAACGTTGCAGCTATTCACCGAAGCCTGGGACACGGACGGCGAACACGACCTGGAGTCGATCCCGCTCAGAACGACCCTTCTCGAGACGCTCGCCCGTCGGCGCGAGACGTACGCGGACGTCGAATTCGTCGTCATCGGCACCGTTCCCGACGTCGATGTTCGGGCGAGCCCGCTCCTGTCGACGGTATTCAGAAATCTGCTGAACAACGCGGTCCAGCACAACAACGCCGACGAACCGCGCATCGAAATCAGCGCGGATCTAACCGAGGAAACGGTGACCGTCCGAATTTCGGACAACGGACCGGGGATCCCACCCGCCCAGCGTGATGTCGTGTTTGGCCGCGGCGAGAAGGGGCTCGAGAGCGACGGATCCGGGGTCGGCCTGTATCTCGTGGATACGCTCGTCACGCAATCCGGCGGCGACGTGTGGATCGATTCGAACGAGGTGGGTGGTGCCGTCTTCACCGTGGAACTACAGCGCGAGTCTACTGAACCCGACGGCCGCGAGCGCACGTCGTGA
- a CDS encoding GNAT family N-acetyltransferase, with protein sequence MDEIDIRVVDTEREREDVFEVRQDVFVAEQGVDEDLEYDEHEETATHFVAYDADEPIGAARLREPKDGVGKVERVAVLESRREDGIGRAVMNAVEERARARGLESLTLHSQTRAAGFYRRLGYERYGEEFEEAGIPHVEMRKSLA encoded by the coding sequence ATGGACGAGATCGATATTCGCGTCGTCGACACCGAACGCGAGCGCGAGGACGTCTTCGAGGTTCGACAGGACGTGTTCGTCGCGGAGCAAGGCGTCGACGAGGACCTCGAGTACGACGAGCACGAGGAAACCGCGACCCACTTCGTCGCGTACGACGCCGACGAACCGATCGGTGCCGCCCGACTTCGCGAGCCGAAAGACGGCGTCGGCAAGGTCGAACGGGTCGCCGTCCTCGAGTCACGCCGCGAGGACGGGATCGGTCGCGCGGTGATGAACGCCGTCGAGGAGCGGGCGCGGGCGCGGGGCCTCGAATCGCTCACGCTCCACTCGCAGACGCGCGCCGCCGGCTTCTATCGCAGGCTCGGCTACGAACGCTACGGCGAGGAGTTCGAGGAGGCCGGGATTCCACACGTCGAGATGCGCAAGTCGCTGGCGTAA
- a CDS encoding DUF7509 family protein codes for MRDRIIDELGDLPRSRFLVYLMGPYQAFDVERALEDVDPEAIPESVDFGTLVGSEHDLERDEAALDLLLEVRDRLRTEAGVNAFLAIDVDVPLAETDAATQSIEFARASNAVVYVVPAAGDNLGVGIEVGAVLEALFDDETPAHRQERVLFVHESGVRSAMIAAVRDRWEARIYSYDDREELTRQLRLFVRDLVRKERIGELPRLE; via the coding sequence ATGCGCGACCGAATTATCGACGAACTCGGCGATCTCCCTCGCTCACGATTTCTGGTGTACCTGATGGGGCCCTACCAGGCGTTCGACGTCGAGCGGGCGCTCGAGGACGTCGATCCCGAGGCGATCCCCGAATCGGTCGACTTCGGAACGCTCGTGGGCTCGGAGCACGACCTCGAGCGCGACGAGGCGGCGCTGGATCTCCTCCTCGAGGTTCGTGACCGACTCCGAACCGAAGCGGGCGTCAACGCCTTCCTCGCGATCGACGTCGACGTTCCACTCGCGGAAACGGACGCCGCAACGCAGAGCATCGAATTCGCCCGCGCGAGCAACGCCGTGGTGTACGTCGTTCCCGCCGCGGGTGACAACCTCGGCGTCGGGATCGAAGTCGGTGCCGTCCTCGAGGCGTTGTTCGACGACGAGACGCCCGCACACCGTCAGGAACGCGTCCTGTTCGTCCACGAATCGGGCGTTCGAAGCGCGATGATCGCCGCCGTCCGAGACCGCTGGGAGGCGCGGATCTACTCGTACGACGACCGCGAGGAGCTGACGCGCCAGCTTCGGCTGTTCGTCCGCGACCTCGTTCGAAAGGAACGAATCGGCGAGTTGCCGCGACTCGAGTAA
- a CDS encoding amphi-Trp domain-containing protein: MTPETDDDRADERTTIRSGRKFEQEYRLDAAEVGTFLIKLGEQLRDGDDLTIVTDDWELPFAFGEPLDLELEFDGVGEPELEIELELPGRTDEKAPDIE, from the coding sequence ATGACTCCCGAAACAGACGACGACCGAGCGGACGAACGAACGACGATCCGATCGGGCCGGAAGTTCGAACAGGAATACCGACTCGACGCGGCCGAAGTCGGAACGTTTCTGATCAAATTAGGCGAACAGCTCCGCGACGGCGACGACCTCACCATCGTCACCGACGACTGGGAACTTCCCTTCGCGTTCGGTGAACCCCTCGATCTGGAACTCGAGTTCGACGGGGTCGGGGAGCCCGAACTCGAGATCGAACTCGAGCTTCCGGGACGGACGGACGAAAAAGCGCCGGATATCGAGTGA
- the dpsA gene encoding DNA starvation/stationary phase protection protein DpsA, producing the protein MSTQKTVRQSAGTVEENALRLDEEKAEQIIDALNTDLADAYVLYHQLHKHHWNVEGAEFLDIHVFLQEVYEDVEAAADDLAERLQALGGVPHASMTALAEAATIEPEDEDVYDVRTSLSNDLDLFGDVIESYRDHIELADGLGDYATGEMLREQLETIEEHAHHIEHYLEDDTLVLESATK; encoded by the coding sequence ATGAGCACACAGAAAACCGTTCGTCAATCCGCAGGCACCGTCGAAGAAAACGCGCTGCGACTCGACGAAGAGAAGGCGGAACAGATTATCGACGCGCTGAACACGGACCTCGCGGACGCGTACGTCCTCTACCACCAGCTCCACAAACACCACTGGAACGTCGAAGGTGCGGAGTTCCTCGACATCCACGTGTTCCTTCAGGAGGTCTACGAGGACGTCGAGGCGGCCGCGGACGACCTCGCCGAGCGGCTGCAGGCCCTCGGCGGCGTTCCGCACGCGAGTATGACGGCACTCGCGGAAGCGGCGACGATCGAACCGGAAGACGAGGACGTCTACGACGTTCGGACCTCGCTGTCGAACGATCTCGACCTGTTCGGCGACGTCATCGAGAGCTACCGCGACCACATCGAACTCGCCGACGGACTCGGCGATTACGCCACGGGTGAGATGCTCCGCGAACAACTCGAGACGATCGAGGAACACGCCCACCACATCGAACACTACCTCGAAGACGACACGCTCGTCCTCGAATCCGCGACGAAATAG
- a CDS encoding NRAMP family divalent metal transporter: MATESGAPESWGVSRITGYLERLGPTWLAGAIAAGPATMASLLVAGASFGYALLWVVVLSAILGTVGQYLAMRLGLLTAAGLVSVVEDHLGSFWAWVLVVDAVLAAGLAQLVIMKTVADVSATIAGSAGVGIAALSDPRLWGVTWALVLALGIAGGGYRLAEVGAKLLVSFVVLAFVASVFVVPIDPAAAASGLAPEIPAGVGGAVVAAGVLGGAVHITLLTMQSYTMRARGWTEDDAGLATFDVASSMLVAFGIFSLAVFLVAASVLPETGVDPATITAIQAAEALGPVAGEYATWLFLFGLLGAAVSTLGGNTIVPPYLLADKFGWEQSVDDPRYRFAVVTVALVSAVGAFLEGAFFELLVLVLAFGLVGTPFALAVILYLLNDPDAVPETNSRIANLGGIVLFAVATVLAGEFVLEELETVAEPASAFVVAFAVAMALATVGLAGRYVRERLGTA; encoded by the coding sequence ATGGCTACCGAGTCAGGGGCACCCGAGTCGTGGGGAGTCAGTCGAATAACTGGATACCTCGAGCGATTGGGGCCGACGTGGCTCGCCGGGGCGATCGCGGCGGGGCCGGCGACCATGGCCAGTCTGCTGGTCGCGGGAGCGAGCTTCGGCTACGCACTCCTGTGGGTCGTCGTCCTCTCGGCGATCCTCGGGACCGTCGGCCAGTACCTCGCGATGCGGCTCGGACTGCTCACGGCAGCCGGACTCGTCAGCGTCGTCGAAGATCACCTCGGTTCGTTCTGGGCCTGGGTACTCGTCGTCGACGCCGTGTTGGCCGCGGGGCTCGCCCAGCTCGTGATCATGAAGACGGTGGCGGACGTGAGCGCAACGATCGCCGGCAGCGCGGGCGTCGGAATCGCGGCCCTGAGCGACCCTCGCCTCTGGGGCGTCACCTGGGCGCTCGTTCTCGCTCTGGGGATCGCCGGCGGCGGCTACCGCCTCGCCGAAGTCGGCGCAAAGTTGCTCGTCTCGTTCGTCGTGCTCGCGTTCGTGGCCTCGGTGTTCGTCGTGCCGATCGATCCGGCTGCGGCGGCCTCCGGCCTGGCTCCCGAGATTCCGGCCGGCGTCGGCGGCGCGGTCGTCGCCGCCGGAGTGCTCGGCGGCGCGGTCCACATCACGCTCCTGACGATGCAGAGCTACACGATGCGCGCTCGCGGCTGGACCGAGGACGATGCGGGTCTCGCGACCTTCGACGTCGCGAGTTCGATGCTCGTCGCCTTCGGAATCTTCAGTCTCGCAGTCTTCCTCGTCGCGGCGAGCGTCCTTCCCGAAACCGGCGTCGATCCGGCGACGATCACCGCGATCCAGGCCGCCGAGGCGCTCGGTCCAGTCGCCGGCGAGTACGCTACCTGGCTGTTCCTGTTCGGGCTCCTCGGTGCGGCCGTCTCGACGCTCGGCGGGAACACGATCGTTCCCCCCTATCTGCTCGCGGACAAGTTCGGCTGGGAACAATCCGTCGACGACCCGCGCTACCGGTTCGCCGTCGTTACCGTCGCGCTCGTCTCGGCCGTCGGTGCCTTCCTCGAGGGCGCGTTCTTCGAACTCCTCGTGCTCGTGCTCGCCTTCGGACTCGTCGGTACGCCGTTCGCGCTCGCCGTGATCCTCTACCTGCTGAACGATCCCGACGCCGTTCCCGAAACCAATTCTCGGATCGCGAACCTCGGCGGCATCGTTCTGTTCGCCGTCGCGACCGTCCTCGCGGGCGAGTTCGTCCTCGAGGAGCTCGAGACGGTCGCCGAACCGGCGTCGGCGTTCGTCGTCGCCTTCGCGGTCGCGATGGCGCTGGCAACTGTCGGACTCGCCGGCAGGTACGTTCGGGAGCGTCTCGGTACCGCCTGA
- the icd gene encoding isocitrate dehydrogenase (NADP(+)): MSYDKIEVPEDGEQITLKEGTEGELEVPDNPIIPIIYGDGVGSDVGPAAQKVLEAAAKATGRDINWMRVYAGESAREMYDENLPVETVEAIKEHRVAIKGPLTTPVGAGFRSLNVALRKKLDLYANVRPTYHLDGVPSPVKDPGQMDMVTFRENTEDVYAGIEWEAGTDEVEQVKEFVESEMGADNVIHDGPVGIGVKPITEFGTKRLVRRAIDYALEHDRDSVTLVHKGNIMKFTEGQFRDWGYEVAEEEYGDEVITEDTLWEEQDGEVDDDTLVVNDRIADNMLQQLLTRTDQYDVIATMNLNGDYMSDAAGAQIGGLGIAPGSNFGDGLLLAEPVHGSAPKYEGQDKVNPTAMILSGRMMLEYIGWSDAADLVRDAVEETISSGKVTYDLERQLDGAEKLATSEYAEEVVNNIEKLS, encoded by the coding sequence ATGAGCTACGACAAGATCGAGGTCCCCGAAGACGGGGAGCAGATTACGCTGAAAGAAGGTACCGAGGGCGAACTCGAGGTGCCTGACAACCCGATCATTCCGATTATCTACGGTGACGGTGTCGGAAGCGACGTCGGCCCCGCCGCACAGAAGGTGCTCGAGGCCGCTGCGAAAGCGACCGGTCGCGATATCAACTGGATGCGCGTCTACGCCGGCGAGTCCGCCCGGGAGATGTACGACGAGAACCTCCCGGTCGAGACCGTCGAGGCGATCAAAGAACACCGCGTCGCCATCAAGGGTCCGCTGACGACGCCCGTCGGTGCCGGATTCCGATCGCTCAACGTCGCGCTGCGAAAGAAACTCGATCTCTACGCGAACGTCCGCCCGACCTACCACTTAGACGGCGTCCCGTCGCCGGTCAAAGACCCCGGACAGATGGACATGGTCACCTTCCGAGAGAACACCGAGGACGTCTACGCCGGCATCGAGTGGGAAGCCGGCACCGACGAGGTCGAGCAGGTCAAGGAGTTCGTCGAAAGCGAGATGGGTGCCGACAACGTCATCCACGACGGCCCCGTCGGTATCGGTGTCAAACCGATCACGGAGTTCGGAACGAAGCGACTCGTCCGCCGCGCCATCGACTACGCCCTGGAGCACGACCGCGACTCGGTCACGCTGGTGCACAAGGGCAACATCATGAAGTTCACCGAGGGCCAGTTCCGCGACTGGGGCTACGAGGTCGCCGAAGAGGAGTACGGTGACGAGGTCATCACCGAGGACACCCTCTGGGAGGAACAGGACGGCGAAGTCGACGACGACACGCTCGTCGTCAACGACCGCATCGCGGACAACATGCTCCAGCAGCTGTTGACCCGGACCGACCAGTACGACGTCATCGCCACGATGAACCTGAACGGGGACTACATGTCCGACGCCGCCGGCGCGCAGATCGGTGGTCTCGGCATCGCCCCCGGTTCCAACTTCGGCGACGGCCTCCTGCTGGCCGAACCCGTCCACGGCTCCGCACCGAAGTACGAGGGCCAGGACAAGGTCAACCCGACCGCCATGATCCTCTCGGGCCGCATGATGCTCGAGTACATCGGCTGGTCCGACGCCGCCGACCTCGTCCGCGACGCCGTCGAGGAGACCATCTCCTCCGGCAAGGTCACCTACGACCTCGAGCGCCAGCTCGACGGCGCCGAGAAACTCGCCACCAGCGAGTACGCCGAGGAAGTCGTCAACAACATCGAAAAGCTCTCGTAG
- a CDS encoding isoaspartyl peptidase/L-asparaginase has product MHVLVHGGAGSIPDDPEVRQAVLERAATAGAERSATVDAVVEAVTVLESDPRFNAGVGSAVQSDGEIRTDAGLMTDDRSVGAACSMPGVEHAVGVARLVMEETPHGLLSGDHAVALADAFGIETGVDLWSDRTRKKWADLEAPSGGPNAQLEWIRERYGRSDPGGRGRDDGGGETGSESVRDLDHDTVGAVAFDGDALAAATSTGGRWLALAGRVGDVPQVGAGFYCSPAAAVSATGAGEDIARVTLSRRTARHIERGCTADEATARALEEFADCTGSTAGIIAIDARGTLGSAYNSAEMQTARAVRRP; this is encoded by the coding sequence ATGCACGTGCTCGTCCACGGCGGTGCTGGCAGTATCCCGGACGACCCCGAGGTCAGACAGGCGGTCCTCGAACGGGCCGCTACCGCCGGTGCGGAACGATCAGCGACCGTCGATGCGGTTGTGGAAGCGGTGACCGTCCTCGAGTCCGACCCGCGATTCAATGCCGGAGTCGGCAGTGCCGTCCAGAGCGACGGCGAGATTCGGACCGATGCGGGGCTCATGACCGACGATCGATCGGTCGGGGCCGCCTGCTCGATGCCGGGCGTCGAACACGCGGTCGGCGTCGCCCGACTCGTCATGGAGGAAACCCCGCACGGACTCCTCTCGGGCGACCACGCCGTCGCCCTGGCGGACGCGTTCGGTATCGAGACGGGCGTCGACCTCTGGTCGGATCGCACGCGAAAGAAGTGGGCCGACCTCGAGGCCCCGTCCGGGGGGCCGAACGCGCAACTCGAGTGGATCCGCGAGCGGTACGGACGGTCGGATCCCGGCGGTCGCGGGAGAGACGATGGGGGCGGCGAGACGGGGTCAGAATCCGTCCGCGACCTCGATCACGACACCGTCGGCGCCGTCGCGTTCGACGGCGACGCGCTCGCTGCGGCGACCTCCACGGGCGGTCGATGGCTCGCGCTCGCGGGGCGCGTTGGCGACGTTCCACAGGTCGGTGCCGGCTTCTACTGTTCGCCTGCGGCCGCCGTCAGCGCGACGGGTGCCGGCGAAGATATCGCTCGCGTGACCCTCTCGAGACGTACCGCTCGCCACATCGAACGCGGCTGTACCGCCGACGAAGCGACGGCGCGTGCGCTCGAGGAGTTCGCCGACTGCACCGGTTCGACCGCCGGTATCATCGCGATCGACGCGCGCGGCACGCTCGGGTCGGCCTACAACAGCGCCGAAATGCAGACCGCGCGAGCGGTTCGGCGGCCGTGA
- a CDS encoding DUF5817 domain-containing protein, translating to MYAVVGCSECSNLWIIEGRSETTQCPRCGSRRGYEKRKKFVTTDDASHARDVRASMLANRQGEGEAFAKLDSFDALEADVADGVVDDDEYLEESGLDVEEVEAAGDRDQRQPNRSGSKKEIVKRALAELERPTDDDVIEYAGERGVSAEYVRDALEKLTRRGVASENRGRYRLL from the coding sequence ATGTACGCCGTCGTCGGCTGTAGCGAGTGCTCGAACCTCTGGATCATCGAGGGTCGTTCGGAGACGACCCAGTGTCCCCGCTGTGGCTCTCGCCGGGGCTACGAGAAGCGCAAGAAGTTCGTCACGACCGACGACGCGAGCCACGCCCGCGACGTTCGCGCCTCGATGCTCGCGAACCGGCAGGGTGAGGGCGAAGCCTTCGCCAAACTGGACTCGTTCGATGCCCTCGAGGCGGACGTGGCCGACGGCGTCGTCGACGACGACGAGTACCTCGAGGAATCGGGGCTGGACGTCGAGGAAGTCGAGGCGGCCGGCGACCGCGATCAGCGCCAACCGAATCGCAGCGGGAGCAAGAAGGAAATCGTCAAACGGGCGCTCGCGGAGTTGGAGCGGCCGACCGACGACGACGTCATCGAATACGCCGGCGAACGCGGTGTGTCGGCCGAGTACGTCCGAGACGCGCTCGAGAAACTCACGAGACGCGGCGTGGCGAGTGAGAACCGAGGCCGGTATCGACTGCTGTAA
- a CDS encoding cupin domain-containing protein — MERVSLSDLEPSEAADGVHLALMAGVDSMNVQHFEIAPDAVVDEHEHPNEQTGFIYEGELVFLVEGEEIVCGPGDSYAIPGDQPHAAENRGEETVRGVDIFAPPRANPNWQSE, encoded by the coding sequence ATGGAACGCGTTTCCCTGTCAGACCTCGAGCCGTCCGAAGCCGCCGACGGCGTCCACCTGGCGCTGATGGCCGGCGTCGACTCGATGAACGTCCAGCACTTCGAAATCGCGCCCGACGCGGTAGTCGACGAGCACGAACACCCAAACGAACAGACGGGCTTCATCTACGAGGGCGAACTGGTGTTCCTCGTCGAGGGCGAGGAGATCGTCTGCGGTCCCGGCGATTCCTACGCGATCCCGGGCGATCAGCCCCACGCGGCCGAGAACCGCGGCGAGGAGACCGTTCGCGGCGTCGATATCTTCGCTCCGCCGCGAGCGAACCCGAACTGGCAATCCGAATAG
- a CDS encoding metal-dependent transcriptional regulator, with protein MSKINHYLLTIYELTAAASEPISTGRIADSTGRSPAATTEMVQRLETRGLVDYEPYVGVRLTPDGREQAEELFDRYETICRFFDEVLDIDDHRGEAATLVGTISPAVVARLETVLLSPTRSVDPPTADGSSR; from the coding sequence ATGTCGAAGATAAATCACTATCTGCTCACGATTTACGAACTGACAGCGGCTGCCAGCGAGCCGATATCGACCGGACGGATCGCGGATTCGACCGGTCGGTCGCCCGCCGCAACGACGGAGATGGTCCAGCGCCTCGAGACGCGCGGGCTCGTCGACTACGAGCCGTACGTGGGCGTCCGATTGACGCCGGACGGCCGAGAACAGGCCGAAGAGCTGTTCGACAGGTACGAGACGATCTGTCGCTTTTTCGACGAGGTGCTCGACATCGACGACCACCGTGGGGAAGCCGCGACTCTCGTCGGAACGATCAGCCCGGCCGTCGTGGCGCGGTTGGAAACCGTTCTCCTGTCGCCGACCCGGTCGGTCGATCCGCCGACGGCCGACGGGTCGTCCCGGTAG